In the Dehalococcoidales bacterium genome, GATATCGAGCTTAGCGGTACCCGTCGCGAGGAACTACTTCTTGACGAAGACACCCTGAAACAGGTCTGGCTGCTCCGACGTATGGTGGGCCTGATTTCTTCTGACTCTACCCACTTCGTAGACGCCACCGAGCGTGTCCTCGAACGCCTGCGCAAGACCAAGACCAACGCCGAGTTCCTGGCCGGTCTGAGCAGGGACGCCGGGTAGCCGTCGCTCAAGAACGCGACGGCCGCCGTGACCGGTCTACCGGTGATTCCCGTTCCCCGGAATACGAGCCTGGTCGGTAGGAAGGTGAGCATGGCTGGCCAGCAGACCCCGGGTGAGAAGACCTTGACCAGCAACCTTATAGGCGAGCAACTGAAGCAGCTACCGGCCAGCCCCGGCGTGTATCTGCTGAGGAACGCCGCAGGCGACATTCTCTACGTTGGCAAAGCGGCTGACCTCAACCAGCGTGTCAAGTCCTACTTCAGCCCGGTACAGAAGCTGCCACCCAAGCTCCAGCGCCTGGTTGAGCAGGTGCATGACATTGATTTCTACGTGACCAACTTGGAGCAGGAAGCCCTCATCCTGGAGTGCAACCTCATCAAGCGATACCGCCCGCACTACAATGTCCGCCTCAAGGATGACAAGACCTTTCCTTATATCAAGATAGACCGCCGCGAAGAGTGGCCCAGGGTGCGCTTCACCCGCCTCCTCGAAGAGGACGGCGCTCACTACTTCGGGCCATTCGCCAGCGCCAGGTCGGTACGACAGACCCTGAAGGTCATCCGGGCCATCTTCCCGTTTCGGTCCTGCACCAAGACAATCACCGGCACGGACCCGCGTCCCTGCCTCCAGTACCACATCCGCCGCTGCCTCGGACCCTGTATCGGTGCGGTTTCCAGGGAAGATTACGATGAGATGATAAAGCAGGTACTCCTTTTCCTGGAAGGCAAACAGGACCGCGTGGCCGGGGAGCTAAACAGGAAGATGAAAGGGGCAGCCGATGCCCTGGAATTTGAGAAGGCTGCCATGTTCCGCGACCAGATACAGGCTATCGACAGGGTTATCGAGGGACAGAGAATCGCCGCAACAACCAGCGGTGAGCAGGATGTCATTGCCTTCGCCAACGACCGGGACCAGGCGTATGTACAGGTCTTCTTCGTCCGCAGTAACAAGCTGGTCGGCCGGGATAGCTTCATCCTGGAAGGTACCAGTTCTGAAGAACCGGAGCAGATAATGGCCAGCTTCATCAAGCAGTTCTACGGCCCGGCACCCTACATTCCGCCCCTGCTGCTTCTCCAGTACCCGGTGGAGGACATGGCGGCAATTCAGGAATGGCTCCACAGTAAGCGGGGTAGTCGCGTCCGAATCAAGGTACCGACCCGTGGTAACGGGAGACACCTGGTCAATATAGTCGCCGAAAACGCTGAGCAGGGTTTGCAGCAGC is a window encoding:
- the uvrC gene encoding excinuclease ABC subunit UvrC, which produces MAGQQTPGEKTLTSNLIGEQLKQLPASPGVYLLRNAAGDILYVGKAADLNQRVKSYFSPVQKLPPKLQRLVEQVHDIDFYVTNLEQEALILECNLIKRYRPHYNVRLKDDKTFPYIKIDRREEWPRVRFTRLLEEDGAHYFGPFASARSVRQTLKVIRAIFPFRSCTKTITGTDPRPCLQYHIRRCLGPCIGAVSREDYDEMIKQVLLFLEGKQDRVAGELNRKMKGAADALEFEKAAMFRDQIQAIDRVIEGQRIAATTSGEQDVIAFANDRDQAYVQVFFVRSNKLVGRDSFILEGTSSEEPEQIMASFIKQFYGPAPYIPPLLLLQYPVEDMAAIQEWLHSKRGSRVRIKVPTRGNGRHLVNIVAENAEQGLQQLKIKHLAAPATLTAALEEIERELHLSHTPSRLEGYDISNIQGTGAVGSMVVFEDGRPKPSLYRRFRIKTVSGANDYAMLQEVLRRRFKRITVEEDDAATPNAWSVLPDLVLIDGGKGQLNAALSVMKETGARSAPVASLAKENEEVFIPGRKDAIVLPGSSPGLQLLQRLRDEAHRFALGYHLKVRRKQTLGSSLDAVPGIGPGRRRALLKQFGSVRAIREATVEELATAKGVSPALAKKVKELL